In the Malassezia vespertilionis chromosome 1, complete sequence genome, one interval contains:
- the tsn1 gene encoding Translin-1 (COG:S; EggNog:ENOG503P06S) → MKAVAQASLEQVVAELEGERRTLDVLRDYARHVDQEQRVISMQLSQVYSLPLSDLPRHTMQVALAFGDLRAALHTLAEHIPPHEYYKTVPQLFLDVQDYLHGVISVFGELPRLAMNAVTSGNFDEPVRISVFAKQLYSAFQVLNLKNDVLRKRFDGLKYDMKRIEEVIYDIQLRGLIQNARSTEDSDTNAIAPDALLAQMQGQK, encoded by the exons ATGAAAGCAGTTGCGCAGGCATCGTTGGAGCAGGTCGTAGCAGAGCTTGAAGGCGAACGCCGTACGTTGGACGTACTGCGTGATTATGCGCGGCATGTTGATCAGGAACAGCGCGTCATTTCCATGCAGTTAAGCCAGGTATACAGCTTGCCTTTGTCCGATTTGCCGCGGCATACAATGCAggtcgcgcttgcgtttggagacctgcgcgcggcgctgcacacatTGGCAGAACATATTCCACCGCATGAGTATTACAAG ACCGTGCCGCAGCTATTCTTGGACGTGC AAGACTATTTGCACGGGGTGATTAGCGTGTTTGGCGAGCTTCCGCGCCTTGCTATGAATGCAGTCACTTCCG GCAATTTTGACGAGCCTGTGCGCATTTCTGTATTTGCAAAGCAGCTCTACTCGGCGTTCCAAGTACTGAACCTGAAAAACGATGTTTTGCGCAAGCGGTTTGACGGACTGAAG TACGACATGAAACGCATTGAAGAGGTTATATATGATATCCAGCTGCGTGGGCTCATTCAGAACGCTCGATCTACGGAAGACTCGGATACAAATGCTATTGCGCCCGATGCATTACTCGCCCAGATGCAAGGGCAAAAGTAG
- a CDS encoding uncharacterized protein (MEROPS:MER0011785; EggNog:ENOG503NWMD; COG:S) → MTTVETKQVPMDQGAQESLADVASAAVESLDSAPQVPSSILPIPNSMLSSVSSWWNVSAKQTAEAEFFLYSKSGYFQGAFLGNAKACSSDGPDALAEAYALVHDDAAAQPTSISKVNQFMTVGSQLSIDGKVGCIRMVDIGAEKSTSFLNMFRGQAKRYINTLEIGTPLKQEEQPKDEEKIVLVHGYGAGSAFFFKNVDAFAAPRNSRFFALDWLGMGRSSRPAYRTSHTEARTVERVDAAESFFLTSLEQWREKMKIEKMTLVGHSLGGYLSLAYALKYPERVSNLILVSPVGIPVPPNELRTLKENKHANPEDLDHASISSTSSGNTISSEDLQRSKPQSMGARTRNILGWLWDRNMSPFSVLRNSAIFGPLLMSAYTKRRFSALSPDEKLCLHAYCHGVFTGRGSSEYCLADILAPGAFARLPMVRRISSIKVNVSFLYGSHDWMDVNGGIKAKRVLGAAGNPNVRVFIVKKSGHHLYLDNATEFNKLIKQLLPVAAP, encoded by the exons ATGACGACAGTGGAAACAAAGCAGGTCCCTATGGaccaaggagcgcaagaaagTCTTGCAGATGTCGCTTCTGCAGCGGTAGAGTCTTTGGattccgcgccgcaagtcCCCAGCAGTATACTTCCCATTCCAAACTCGATGCTCAGCTCCGTATCGTCCTGGTGGAACGTTTCCGCAAAGCAGACGGCTGAGGCAGAGTTTTTCCTGTACAGCAAATCAGGCTATTTTCAAGGGGCGTTTTTAGGAAATGCTAAggcgtgcagcagcgaTGGCCCCGACGCGCTGGCCGAAGCGTATGCATTGGTGCACGACGATGCGGCGGCCCAGCCCACCTCTATCAGCAAGGTCAACCAATTCATGACCGTGGGTAGCCAGCTATCGATCGACGGAAAAGTGGGGTGCATTCGTATGGTTGATATAGGCGCCGAGAAGAGTACATCGTTTTTGAACATGTTTCGAGGACAGGCCAAGCGGTATATCAACACGCTCGAGATCGGCACGCCTCTCAAACAGGAGGAGCAGCCAAAGGACGAAGAGAAAAttgtgcttgtgcatggCTACGGCGCTGGCAGCGCATTTTTTTTCAAAAATGTGGACGCATTTGCGGCCCCGCGCAACTCCCGCTTTTTTGCATTGGACTGGCTTGGCATGGGTCGTTCCTCACGCCCAGCCTACCGAACTTCGCACACCGAGGCACGCACTGTCGAGCGTGTGGATGCTGCCGAGTCTTTCTTCCTTACCTCGCTCGAGCAATGGCGCGAGAAGATGAAAATTGAAAAAATGACTCTTGTTGGCCATAGCTTGGGTGGATACCTTTCGCTTGCCTACGCACTGAAATATCCTGAACGTGTGTCGAATTTGATCCTTGTTTCGCCTGTTGGAATACCCGTACCGCCCAACGAGCTCCGCACGTTGAAAGAGAACAAGCATGCCAACCCGGAGGACCTGGACCACGCCTCCATATCCAGCACAAGCTCGGGAAACACGATATCTAGCGAAGATTTGCAGCGATCGAAACCGCAGTCTATGGGTGCTCGCACTCGCAACATTTTAGGGTGGCTCTGGGATCGGAACATGAGCCCATTTTCTGTGCTGCGTAACTCGGCCATCTTTGGGCCGCTGCTCATGAGTGCATACACAAAACGTCGCTTTAGTGCGCTATCTCCTGATGAGAAGCTGTGTCTGCATGCGTATTGTCATGGCGTGTTTACAGGACGCGGAAGCAGTGAGTACTGTCTTGCGGATATTCTTGCGCCgggtgcatttgcgcggTTACCAATGGTACGGCGCATTTCATCCATAAAGGTGAATGTATCTTTTCTTTAT GGCTCACACGACTGGATGGACGTGAACGGCGGCATCAaagccaagcgcgtgcttggcgcggcagGAAATCCCAACGTGCGTGTATTTATTGTGAAGAAGTCGG GACATCACCTGTACTTGGATAATGCGACCGAGTTTAACAAGCTGATAAAGCAGCTGTTGCCCGTTGCTGCACCATAG
- the NPL4 gene encoding nuclear protein localization protein 4 (BUSCO:EOG09260UA2; EggNog:ENOG503NU81; COG:U; COG:Y), translating into MESTDDGSVLVEKVLASVPHAEPATLTLSNQPHGEEMRQEHICGTSLAALGITHGHMLYATYDTASPDDASLAQETSPPLDIKNRDVRPWESVQEDAVDIYWEKQPGTIPRSRDAQFCRHGEKGMCDYCMPLEPYDAGYHALKNIKSLSFHAYLRKQNIGVNAARTSTFVPPLEEESLKVKVPCPSGQHPPWPAGICTKCQPSALTLQRQPYRMVDHVELVHPCLIENMLDIWRKTNTQRFGFLIGRYEPFPDVPMGIKAVVEAIHEPSQQGELDGLTIGVPWEDQSAVEALAKECGLGIVGMIYTDLQAADPTHTDPTKAGLVACKRHADSFFFSGAEAIFAAQLQSANRSPSRFSRTGMFNSKFVTCVLSGSPEGVIDIAAYQVSEQAMSMVDADMIEASVEPTTVRVKPSTADRYMPQVFYRYKNKYNIDVKESAKPTFPVEYLLVNTTHGFPKTPAPLFYSHAFPIENRPGIHDQDMAKMLTDLAKVLGDVQLHPGSGSPQASHHSEQYRVRQDLVKFFSDWHLLAFLNKSGLVDQNDMRLLSRVATSHDLDAALDALLDTNGWHTLSALAREHAPQLSAPADVGMESTGAGNDAAAGGVACPHCTFINPSGTADCEVCGLPM; encoded by the exons ATGGAGAGCACCGATGATGGCTCCGTTTTGGTTGAAAAG GTGCTTGCATCCGTTCCTCACGCAGAACCAGCCACGCTAACATTGTCCAACCAACCGCATGGCGAGGAAATGCGTCAGGAGCACATTTGCGGCACTtcgctggcggcgctgggcataACACACGGACACATGCTTTATGCGACATACGATACCGCGAGCCCAGACGACGCATCCTTAGCGCAAGAAACCTCTCCCCCGTTGGACATAAAGAACCGGGATGTGCGACCTTGGGAATCCGTGCAAGAGGATGCGGTCGATATCTACTGGGAGAAACAGCCCGGCACAATACCACGATCTCGCGATGCGCAATTTTGCCGGCACGGCGAAAAGGGCATGTGTGATTACTGTATGCCCTTGGAGCCATACGATGCGGGCTACCATGCGTTGAAGAATATCAAGAGTTTGTCCTTTCACGCATACTTGCGCAAACAAAATATTGGTGTgaatgcggcgcgtacgTCGACATTTGTCCCTCCGCTGGAGGAAGAATCGCTAAAAGTCAAAGTGCCATGCCCTTCTGGCCAGCACCCCCCGTGGCCCGCAGGAATTTGCACCAAATGCCAACCATCCGCACTCACACTGCAGCGACAGCCATACCGCATGGTGGACCATGTGGAATTAGTCCACCCCTGCCTCATTGAAAACATGCTCGACATTTGGCGAAAGACGAATACGCAGCGGTTTGGTTTCCTTATCGGAAGGTACGAGCCGTTTCCTGACGTTCCTATGGGCATAAAAGCCGTAGTAGAAGCGATCCATGAGCCGTCACAGCAAGGCGAGCTTGATGGACTTACCATTGGCGTGCCATGGGAAGACCAGAGCGccgtcgaggcgcttgcaaaAGAGTGTGGTCTCGGGATTGTAGGCATGATTTACACGGACCTTCAAGCGGCAGATCCAACCCACACGGACCCCACCAAAGCCGGTCTTGTTGCCTGCAAGCGTCATGCAGACAGTTTCTTCTTCAGCGGCGCTGAAGCCAtctttgccgcgcagctgcaatCGGCGAACCGCTCACCCAGTCGGTTTAGTCGCACAGGCATGTTTAACAGCAAGTTTGTCACTTGCGTGCTTAGCGGCTCGCCGGAAGGGGTGATTGATATCGCGGCATACCAAGTCAGCGAGCAGGCAATGAGCATGGTTGACGCAGACATGATCGAAGCGAGTGTCGAACCCACCACGGTGCGCGTCAAACCGAGCACTGCCGACCGCTACATGCCCCAAGTGTTTTATCGGTACAAGAACAAGTATAACATCGACGTGAAGGAAAGCGCAAAGCCCACCTTTCCTGTCGAATACCTCCTTGTGAACACCACGCATGGTTTTCCTAAAACGCCCGCGCCTCTTTTCTACTCGCACGCATTTCCCATCGAAAACAGGCCCGGTATACACGACCAGGATATGGCCAAAATGCTCACGGACCTTGCCAAGGTCCTGGGAGACGTGCAACTCCATCCGGGCAGCGGCTCGCCCCAAGCAAGTCACCACTCCGAGCAGTACAGGGTTAGACAAGACCTTGTCAAGTTTTTCAGCGACTGGCACCTACTCGCCTTCCTCAACAAGAGCGGTCTCGTGGACCAAAACGATATGCGCCTTCTCAGCCGCGTGGCTACATCACACGACCtagacgccgcgctcgatgcgctaTTGGATACCAATGGCTGGCATACCCTTTCTGCTCTCGCTCGCGAACATGCACCACAACTGTCTGCGCCTGCCGACGTGGGAATGGAGTCCACCGGCGCTGGAAACGATGCCGCGGCTGGAGGCGTTGCATGCCCCCACTGTACATTTATCAATCCATCCGGCACGGCAGACTGTGAAGTGTGTGGTTTGCCTATGTAG
- a CDS encoding uncharacterized protein (EggNog:ENOG503PA4N) has product MQAHRFAGVCRAAAPHPFLRPLHALISVLASAESSSPEYVWGLYNEVLHDRPHALSDGSIRVPCALDAQHHRQVLHALVPHADEYTAYIKSRAQLRNARAKLRGGAAHVAGTPVDFSTPQELAPPPLCAPLTDADAAAYLCRVRLLLSNMQASADGSVVMSDYNHALYILAHGGHFGEMRVLWDDARASNLAPDRHTYHCMMQGLFRSFEHERERLKASHGHALLPSKHARLIARKTAQEGNAEKAVHHAAEHTARNASMLIQDMQERGVRPTVLTLDLAARILRISGQLPALLALLRTGFGVDIANPGADSGAPAPSCAPSTDTLNTALMALGEHASVSDMAVAYETMTAPMDVHTADKSPAPANAARRAVQPNTKTFSLLLKHACSVPDTLFLSAALVPQRRSFLSRFSLAQDTVGFCTQQERITEIAQRQRGFYQGLARYFLDECLARYTAQVTKMCTALGVAPPEALHMDDTRSTAAVEAAYKQWKAQGATGRLRVPEALASDAQGVPVFVPPSVRVPSEAVYPLVSLASRRRSITLLRWAKSRLDRVYLVKAAEVEILSMRAEHLADCAEAQSLRASLLAHLARAHHDLDALMWLRFTRIPARLSVLASLSKDRNERKAATKLARAQQKVERRRFKKQVAIEADAVLAV; this is encoded by the exons ATGCAGGCCCACAGGTTTGCGGGtgtgtgccgcgcagcagcgccacaCCCATTTCTACGC ccgctgcacgcgctgaTTTCCGTGCTGGCGAGTGCAGAGAGCAGCTCGCCCGAGTATGTATGGGGCTTGTATAATGAGGTGCTTCATGATCGCCCCCATGCACTGAGTGACGGCTCGATTCGTGTACCGTGTGCCTTGGACGCACAGCACCACCGCCAGGTCCTCCATGCGCTTGTTCCCCACGCAGACGAGTACACAGCTTACATaaaaagtcgcgcacagctgcgaaatgcgcgtgcgaaaCTGCGCGGGGGCGCTGCACATGTAGCAGGTACGCCAGTGGACTTTTCAACGCCACAGGAGCTGGCGCCTCCGCCgctgtgtgcgccgctgacCGACGCAGACGCCGCGGCCTATCTTTGCCGTGTGCGCTTGCTCCTATCCAACATGCAGGCCAGCGCGGACGGCAGTGTAGTCATGAGCGACTACAATCATGCACTCTACATTCTCGCGCATGGCGGCCACTTTGGCGAAATGCGCGTTTTGTGGGAcgacgcgcgtgcatccaATCTGGCTCCAGATCGGCACACGTACCACTGCATGATGCAAGGCCTGTTTCGTAGCTTTgagcacgagcgcgagcgactGAAAGCATCGCATGGCCACGCACTTCTTCCTTcaaagcacgcgcggctcaTTGCACGAAAAACGGCACAGGAGGGAAACGCAGAAAAAGCAGTGCACCACGCAGCGGAGCATaccgcgcgcaatgcctCCATGTTGATCCAGGATATGCAAGAGCGCGGGGTCAGACCCACTGTGCTTACACtcgaccttgccgcgcgGATTTTGCGCATATCTGGTCAGTTGCCTGctctgctcgcgctcttgcgcacgGGATTCGGCGTGGATATCGCAAATCCAGGCGCGGATTctggcgcgcctgcaccgtCGTGTGCGCCGTCTACTGATACGCTTAACACCGCACTTATGGCACTGGGCGAGCACGCGAGTGTATCGGATATGGCCGTCGCGTACGAGACAATGACGGCGCCCATGGACGTGCATACAGCGGACAAGAGTCCAGCGCCCGCAaacgctgcacggcgcgccgtccagcCAAACACAAAAACATTTTCTTTGCTATTGAAACACGCGTGCTCTGTGCCCGATACCCTTTTTCTGTCAGCGGCACTCGTCCCTCAGCGGCGCTCGTTTCTCTCGCGCTTTTCCCTGGCCCAAGACACGGTTGGTTTTTGTACACAGCAGGAACGCATCACGGagattgcgcagcgccaacgTGGCTTTTACCAAGGCCTTGCGCGCTACTTTTTGGACGAGTGTCTTGCGCGCTACACAGCGCAAGTGACAAAAATGTGCACGGCGCTAGGTGTAGCGCCGccggaagcgctgcacatgGATGATACACGGAGCACAGCTGCTGTAGAAGCCGCGTACAAGCAATGGAAAGCACAAGGCGCCACTGGACGGCTGCGTGTGCCGGAAGCGCtcgcaagcgacgcgcaagGCGTCCCTGTCTTTGtgccgccgagcgtgcgagTGCCGAGCGAGGCTGTGTACCCTTTGGTGTCGCTCGCatcgcgccgtcgctcTATCACGCTCTTGCGCTGGGCCAAGTCCCGTCTAGACCGCGTCTATTTGGTAAAGGCTGCCGAGGTGGAAATTTTGTCCATGCGTGCAGAACATCTGGCAGACTGTGCTGAGGCGCAGtcactgcgcgcctcgcttCTTGCACAtcttgcacgcgcacacCACGATTTAGACGCATTGATGTGGTTGCGCTTTACGCGCATTCCCGCGCGTCTTTCCGTACTTGCTTCCTTATCGAAGGACCGCAATGAGCGCAAGGCCGCGACAAaattggcgcgcgcgcagcaaaaggTGGAGCGCCGTCGTTTTAAAAAGCAAGTAGCCATAGAGGCAGACGCAGTACTTGCCGTCTAA
- a CDS encoding uncharacterized protein (EggNog:ENOG503P7ND; COG:S) → MEDRAAKAARARKQETQRKKIEQADTQTISHLDAHAGPPTAHKPTGGSDDVSSLFDAPQEGLPKLFAPRARVAEPPMWASLEAEEGARAVGQGDFHTSMWLHGANAPGAVDVFEDPFPVRADDNSAYAQLGAAEQGSYDPFASDTYDAHGTNAPDEEYADHLFGSAGAQQKPLFNTEQPLHEHTADLSLHAMEFEQSREGDRSQDTTIVTPLDEVGEVYTSNPEDAAAYDAHSEQEQESETVPDDLFGEDASANTDAQQDVFGAPHTDAANVYSPAPESAGPESEAVPDDLFGPNDYAFFGESRDAKDAYAAEAPCAPDAPADTLFYSGLPAQAPDAEPADAAAYTADGLFGPTAAAKRDDDMLEPASAAPAQLSRETQPMFFSNQVILDSPAQDECFSLGADDYAPEQWQETTQRLALLEKEREQLLSNANDATVRARELQNTVDQLQRALSHTTSGQHRLQQELADAQTEMRAQAEAQRLERDSMRAELATLRELRARLEQQLATETAKTQARILELESELSQKSDALVGRRTISNPVQPALGRAHRRSATSAFVSAPRLSTLAERESLPVSPRPRLPAQEPRKPSHLREDISPAQRHQRRQSLQMLRARMDDAEASQAAATQAQLPTSTLSIVQGGDAAVPAMQDANSTPAPKRNQPNQFSNDALLFCSSCQGDLIIV, encoded by the exons ATGGAGGATCGTGCAGCGAAagcggcacgcgcacgAAAGCAG GAGACACAGCGGAAAAAAATTGAGCAGGCCGACACACAGACCATCTCGCACTTGGACGCACACGCTGGGCCGCCAACAGCCCACAAACCGACTGGCGGCTCGGACGATGTATCGAGCTTGTTTGACGCGCCTCAAGAAGGTCTACCAAAGCTGTTTGCACCGCGAGCACGTGTCGCTGAGCCACCGATGTGGGCGTCGCTCGAAGCAGAGGAAGGTGCGCGTGCGGTAGGACAGGGCGACTTTCATACTTCGATGTggctgcacggcgccaatGCGCCGGGAGCTGTAGATGTTTTTGAGGATCCATTCCCCGTACGTGCGGATGATAATAGCGCATATGCGCAGCTTGGAGCTGCAGAACAAGGATCCTATGACCCATTTGCGTCGGATACCTATGACGCGCACGGTACGAACGCCCCGGACGAGGAATATGCAGACCACTTGTTCGGCAGCGCAGGTGCACAGCAGAAGCCACTATTTAATACGGAGCAGCCCTTGCATGAGCACACTGCCGATTTGTCGCTGCATGCGATGGAATTCGAACAGAGTCGCGAAGGCGATCGATCCCAGGATACCACCATTGTCAcgccgctggacgaggTGGGAGAAGTGTATACAAGCAATCCTGAGGACGCCGCTGCATATGATGCACACTCTGAGCAAGAACAAGAGTCCGAGACGGTGCCGGACGATTTGTTTGGCGAGGATGCGTCTGCAAACACAGATGCACAACAGGACGTAtttggagcgccgcacaccgATGCCGCAAATGTATATTCACCAGCACCGGAAAGTGCAGGTCCTGAGTCAGAGGCAGTTCCTGATGACTTGTTCGGACCGAATGACTATGCCTTCTTTGGCGAgtcgcgcgatgcaaaggATGCATACGCCGCCGAAgcaccttgcgcgccgGATGCACCCGCAGACACTCTTTTTTACAGCGGGCTCCCGGCACAAGCCCCGGACGCGGAGCCggccgacgctgcagcatacACTGCGGATGGTCTGTTTGGGCCaacagcagcagcaaaaCGCGACGATGACATGCTAGAACCGGCGTCCGCAGCACCGGCCCAGCTTAGCAGGGAAACACAACCAATGTTCTTTTCGAACCAGGTCATTTTAGATTCACCCGCACAAGACGAGTGCTTTTCGCTCGGTGCCGACGACTACGCGCCAGAGCAATGGCAAGAAACAACCCAAcgacttgcgctgcttgaaAAGGAACGCGAACAACTCCTTTCGAATGCGAACGATGCCACCGTtcgagcgcgcgagctgcaaaaCACAGTCGACCAactgcagcgcgccttgtcaCACACAACGTCTGGCCAGCATAGATTACAGCAGGAgcttgccgatgcgcaaacagaaatgcgcgcgcaagccgaagcgcagcgcttggagaGGGAttcgatgcgcgccgaaCTCGCTACTCTTCGTGAGTTACgtgcgcgcttggagcagcagctcgccacAGAGACGGCCAAGACACAAGCGCGTATACTCGAGCTCGAGAGTGAACTGTCGCAAAAGTCAGACGCGCTTGTTGGCCGGCGCACGATTTCGAATCCTGTGCAGCCGGCGCTGGGAAGAGCACATAGGAGGAGTGCCACGTCTGCGTTTGtctccgcgccgcgtctttcTACACTTGCTGAGCGGGAGTCGCTTCCTGTGTCTCCGCGGCCACGTCTCCCTGCGCAAGAGCCACGCAAACCTTCTCACTTACGCGAAGACATTTCTCCCGCCCAGCGCCACCAACGTCGTCAAAGCCTGCAGATGCTCAGAGCACGGATGGACGACGCAGAGGCATcccaagcagcagcaacaCAGGCCCAACTGCCCACTAGCACGCTCTCCATTGTTCAGggcggcgatgcagcaGTGCCGGCAATGCAAGACGCGAACTCGACGCCAGCGCCTAAGCGGAATCAGCCGAACCAGTTCTCcaacgatgcgctgcttttctGCTCGTCGTGCCAAGGTGACTTAATAATAGTATAG
- the RAC1 gene encoding Rho GTPase protein rac1 (COG:U; EggNog:ENOG503NWUJ) codes for MQTIKCVVVGDGAIGKTCLLISYTTNAFPSEYVPTVFDNYTANVMVDSKPVSLGLWDTAGQEDYDRLRPLSYPQTDVFLICFSIVSPPSFENAKTKWWPEVTHHAPDTPIILVGTKLDLREDPTTNARLRERRMHPITYSQARHMAKEIRAVRYLECSALTQKGLKGVFDEAIRCVLSPQPIKRRKTNNCVLL; via the exons ATGCAAACGATCAAGT GTGTTGTGGTTGGTGATGGTGCTATTGGCAAAACGTGTCTTCTGATTTCGTACACGACAAATGCGTTCCCT AGCGAATATGTCCCGACCGTATTTGACAACTACACTGCGAATGTTATGGTCGATAGCAAGCCTGTAAGCTTGGGCCTCTGGGACACTGCGGGCCAAGAAGACTATGATCGGCTCCGCCCGCTGTCGTACCCCCAAACGGATGTGTTTTTGATTTGCTTTTCCATTGTGAGTCCGCCCAGCTTTGAAAATGCAAAAACCAAGTGGTGGCCCGAGGTGACGCACCACGCTCCTGATACCCCCATTATTCTTGTCGGCACAAAGCTCGATTTGCGCGAAGACCCAACGACCAACGCGCGTCTTCGCGAGCGTCGTATGCACCCCATCACGTACAGCCAAGCCAGACACATGGCGAAGGAAATTCGTGCCGTGCGCTATTTGGAATGCTCGGCGCTGACCCAAAAAGGGCTCAAGGGCGTTTTTGACGAAGCCATCCGATGCGTCTTGTCGCCCCAGCCTATCAAGCGGCGGAAGACGAACAACTGTGTTTTGCTGTAA
- the rpl35 gene encoding 60S ribosomal protein L35, L29 (COG:J; BUSCO:EOG09265FTY; EggNog:ENOG503P3ZG) — MPKVRTQELNKKSKADLESQLVELKTELLQLRVQKVAGGGSSKIARINTVRKNIARVLTVMNIKQRTSLREFYKGKKYLPLDLRAKKTRAIRRKLTKFERNQVTERQHKRNVHFGTRRYVLKA; from the exons ATG CCCAAGGTCCGCACTCAAGAGCTTAACAAGAAGTCCAAGGCCGACTTGGAGAGTCAACTTGTGGAGCTCAAGACTGAGCTTCTCCAGCTCCGTGTCCAGAAGGTCGCTGGCGGTGGTTCGAGCAAGATTGCTCGTATCAACACGGTCCGCAAGAACATTGCGCGTGTTCTCACGGTCATGAACATTAAGCAGCGTACGAGTCTGCGTGAGTTCTACAAGGGTAAGAAATATTTGCCCCTTGacctgcgcgccaagaagACCCGTGCGATCCGCAGGAAGCTCACCAAGTTTGAGCGCAACCAGGTTACTGAGCGCCAGCACAAGAGGAACGTGCACTTTGGCACTCGCCGCTATGTGTTGAAGGCATAA
- a CDS encoding uncharacterized protein (COG:S; EggNog:ENOG503P8EB) produces the protein MLNKVGLSVTGVSLPLLIRSQAVRLQSSVASPLLEERGVLSQDVPELPRTSSPIPIRYPYFVARVGSNNTNLPVYSEVRRARSRWLTEIRKVDGDVTALCRDLFEDFGWGDPYDKLNPDAQFLQRTSSLGGSKKIVLRGNWTRDVKAWLEERGF, from the exons ATGCTCAACAAGGTTGGTCTAAGTGTTACGGGCGTCTCGCTGCCCTTGTTGATCCGGAGCCAGGCGGTACGGCTGCAAAGCTCTGTGGCATCACCACTTTTGGAAGAGCGTGGTGTGCTTTCACAGGACGTGCCCGAACTTCCGCGTACAAGTTCCCCGATTCCTATCCGATACCCCTACTTTGTCGCCCGTGTTGGCAGCAATAACACAAATCTCCCCGTATACTCTGAAGTGCGACGTGCACGCAGTCGGTGGCTGACAGAGATCCGCAAAGTGGATGGTGATGTCACT GCGTTGTGCCGTGACCTATTTGAAGATTTTGGTTGGGGTGATCCGTACGATAAACTGAACCCTGATGCGCAattcctgcagcgcacttCGTCGCTTGGGGGCTCGAAGAAGATTGTTCTGCGTGGTAATTGGACACGCGACGTCAAGGCGTGGCTCGAAGAGCGTGGATTCTAA
- the COX4 gene encoding Cytochrome c oxidase subunit 4 (COG:C; BUSCO:EOG09265MAN; EggNog:ENOG503P5BA) produces the protein MSFLTSRIALASRVSTRSALSVPARNFATSIRLRGEAPPILQGTGPKRGEIGSDEQQSTGLERFELMGKLHGVDVFDFGPLEADRIGTLEKPIVVPSMYPEQIIGCTGFPAESHETLWFTLKKDKKFTRCSRCGSVYTMDFRGVEGQDEH, from the exons ATGTCGTTCTTGACTAGCCGTATCGCTTTGGCCTCGCGCGTATCCACGCGCTCTGCACTTtctgtgcctgcgcgcaATTTTGCAACCTCAATTCGTCTCCGCGGGGAGGCACCGCCTATTCTCCAGGGTACCGGCCCCAAGCGCGGTGAAATCGGTAGCGACGAGCAACAGAGCACTGGTCTTGAGCGTTTTGAGCTTATGGGTAAGCTCCACGGTGTCGATGTGTTTGACTTTGGTCCGCTCGAAGCCGACCGCATTGGCACGCTGGAGAAGCCGATCGTTGTTCCTTCCATG TACCCCGAGCAAATTATTGGTTGCACCGGCTTTCCCGCTGAATCGCACGAGACGCTTTGGTTTACGCTGAAGAAGGATAAGAAATTTACTCgttgctcgcgctgcggtAGTG TGTACACAATGGATTTCCGCGGCGTTGAGGGCCAAGACGAACACTAA